The Montipora capricornis isolate CH-2021 chromosome 6, ASM3666992v2, whole genome shotgun sequence genome has a window encoding:
- the LOC138053375 gene encoding peroxisomal targeting signal 1 receptor-like has product MGEKSCSDRKAILLFRATFPLSSSFLSFATTLSQFYCLMQHTYTIPSLMVSPSSPSSEILRGLINRSIDRSILINQSHSIDQLVCQVKQTPEPAEACKTLKAWLKANPRYSDLLPTEPVGSKASARSRLVTSSLMSSDMYNEIRELYITAAQRAPVNDIDSNIQVGLGVLFNLSGEYNKAVDCFQAALQAVPNDALLWNRLGATLANGGRSEEAVDAYRHALNLSPGFIRCRYNLGISCINLNAHKQAVDHLLTALNMQRKGSIGSSGSVSTMSDNIWSTLRMTLSLMGRSDLHRAVDTRDLDHLNAVFSSDLQDDGATTV; this is encoded by the exons ATGGGCGAAAAGAGTTGCAGTGATCGCAAAGCCATTTTACTCTTTCGTGCAACGTTTCCATTATCGTCGTCCTTTTTGAGCTTCGCAACAACTCTATCACAATTCTACTGCCTTATGCAACACACATACACCATTCCCTCCCTTATGGTTTCTCCCTCTTCTCCAAGCTCGGAAATTCTCCGAGGATTgatcaatcgatcaatcgatCGATCAATCCTAATCAATCAATCGCATTCTATCGATCAGCTG GTTTGCCAGGTCAAACAGACACCCGAGCCGGCCGAG GCCTGTAAGACGTTAAAAGCGTGGTTAAAAGCCAATCCTCG atATAGCGACTTGCTGCCCACTGAACCCGTGGGATCAAAAGCCAGTGCACGATCAAGGCTAGTGACTTCATCTCTAATGTCATCTGATATGTACAATGAGATAAGGGAACTCTACATCACGGCAGCTCAGCGGGCGCCGGTCAATGATATTGACTCTAACATACAG GTTGGTCTTGGCGTTCTCTTTAACTTGTCAGGAGAGTACAACAAAGCAGTCGATTGTTTCCAGGCCGCTCTCCAAGCCGTTCCAAACGACGCTCTGCTCTGGAACAGATTGGGTGCTACTCTGGCCAATGGTGGGCGCAGCGAGGAAGCGGTTGATGCTTACAGACACGCGCTTAATCTTAGTCCAGGGTTCATACGTTGTCGTTATAACCTGGGAATCAGCTGCATTAACCTGAATGCTCACAAGCAAGCTGTGGATCATTTGCTGACGGCATTGAATATGCAGCGAAAG GGTTCCATTGGGTCATCTGGCTCAGTCTCTACGATGTCGGATAACATTTGGTCGACACTGCGCATGACATTGTCACTCATGGGCCGGTCCGACCTACATAGAGCAGTGGATACACGTGACTTGGATCATTTAAACGCTGTCTTTTCATCGGATCTACAAGACGACGGCGCGACTACTGTGTGA